The window GATCATACTTCTAAGTTCATAGGTTTTGATAAGATTGTTCCAATATTGGTAAAAAATTTGGATAGGTGATTGATAAGAATATCCAACTAAATCTAAAACACCTCTATCGGCAACAGAGACCGTCAACTCGGCCCCTGGTGCAGTTTTGATTGCTAATTTTACCTGCTCCCTTGGTTGGTATTCTGTTTTGTCACTAGAAACAGAGACTGGTGCAATTTTGGATGCAAGCTCCACTTTTAAAGTAACAGAACCAGTTTTTGCTTTCGGTGCACCTAAGTCATGTTCGTTGAACTCTTTGATATCATCTGATGATAAACCGTCTGGTACGGGTAGTCTTCCTGATAATAAAACAACATTCACGTCAACATTGGGAAGGTAATCCTCTTCAATTGGAATTTCAATAGGAGCACTATTCCCTTTCATTAAAAAAGACTTCTTAAAATAAACAGAATCTCTTTCGACCGTCACAATCACGCGTGCATTTTGTAATGGAGATTTGATGAGAATTTTTGCTTTATCTCCTATTTTATATTCTTTTTTGTCAGAACGTAATTCGATTGAATCATCACCACGAAAGTCCCAAGTATAATACGACTCTTTTTGGTAAGCATAAAAATCCACCCTTGAGAATACTTTGTCTTTGTTTAAGACAAGGATGGTATAACTTCCTGGATCTTTGGTTCTGTAGTCAAAGGTGACACCATCTGCCTTTGAAACTAACTTTTTTACTTCCATCACTTTTTTAGTGAGTTGGTTACTGCGGAAGAAAAACTTACCAATCCCTTGGGATAAAACGGAAGTCCAATCATTGTAAATGATGTATGCTTTTAGTTCAGCTCCATTGACCGCCTTACCTTGGGTGTCTACTGCGACTGCAGTGAATTGAAATGGTTTATCAATTGCTTGGTAACGATCTTTGCACTTAAGACCAACTGAAGTGTCAGAAGGTTGGTAAGGGATATTTGCAGATTTTGTAACTGATTTTCCATCAACATCATAAACCGAAGACTCAACAATTAAGTTGAAAGGATCTGCAATTTCAATGTCCTCTCCATCTGTTACAAACTTCCGTGTTAAAGATTGGATAGGTATGTCTAGTTGGTAAAATCCTGTTTTGTCTAAAACTCCTTCTGAACCAGAAACATACTCAGAGTTTCCTTCTGAATATTCATCTTCATAATCATACCAAGTATCAGAAAAATCATAACTTGGATACTGGTCAAAATGTATATAACGTTTACGTTTTAAAACGGAATAACTGACTTTGGCTCCACCCATTGGAGCACCAAACATGTATTTCCCTTCTACACTTCCTTTTACATTTTGATTCTTAGTGGCAAGTTTTGCTAAAACCACATTGACCATAAAGTTAACAGGTCGAAATTCTTCCACCTGGAAGGTATCATACGTAACCGAATACGTTTTTCCTGGAATTAAAATTGAAACGGAGTAGTGACCAAGCGGTGCATCATTTGAAATGACAAAACTCGAATGTACTCCACCTTGCGAAGAGGTTGTTGAGGAAATGTTTGATACATCCTTCCCCCTAGAATCTCTAATTTGAACATTCACAGATCGAGAAGCAAAAGGAACCAAGGATCCATTTTTTCGATCGGTTAGGTATGCTTTGATTTCTACTCGATCACCAGGGCGATACAATTTTCGATCAAAGTAAACTTTTCCTTTGATATGATCTTCCGAACTATATTCAGAATATCCGTCAATATGTGTTTGGTTAAAATGTAAAAAAGCTTTATCGCCTGTTTGGTCTTCTGCAATCAATACAGAATATTCCATTAACTTTGCATTGGCGATCGAAGGAACGGAACAATACCCTTCTTGGTCTGTTTTACAAGTTCCTTTTAAACTCCCCTTTACATATAAACTGATATTGGAATTAGCTACTGGTTCCGCTTTTGATAATGTATTGACCCAAACATGTAAGGCATTTGGATCTTCTTTCGTAGTGATCCCCAGGTTTGTGGATTGTAAAAATCGATTTTCAGTAGCGAATTTTTCTTTGTTGTCATCACCCACAACAATTGCACCCAATTGGAATGCAAGCCAACCTTTGCTATTCGGTTTGGAACCAAAAAATTTGTCAATGTCCATTCCTTGGTTGCCATAAGCGTTTATTTTTTCACCAGTTTTCCAATCAGAATTTTTCCAATTCAGTTCATTCTCATAGGCATAGTAAGCACTTCCTAATCGAGCGATCGCGTTTACTAGGACTGGAACGGTTAATTCAGCCGAACGTACTTTAAATTCTGGAACATTATAAATGGAAATTGGTAATACTTTATTGAGATTGGATTCAAAAATATTTTCATGAGATAAATAAAAGGATGGTTTGCGAACCATCGCCGGTAGTTTGAAACTAACTGGATTTTCCAAAAAACAGTCGTTTGTTGCATAAAATTTGGATATGGTCAGTTCATATTCAACGTTTTCGTCGAAATGCCAATTGTCCAAAGAAAACTCCCGACTCACAAAGGAAGAATACCGACTGCCTTCATAAGATGGTTTAGGTTGGATCGTGACTGCGTTTGCGAGCTCATCAAACTCTGTATCCTCAGATACAAAAATTTTATAATCCCATAAGTTGTCTAAATACTTGAGCCCTGTTGTGTCTAACTTTACTTCGAGTCGGCAACTACTAGGAAAAAGAGTCCGTTTGATTGACTTAAAAATCCCTTTGACTGATTGACAGGAAACAAAGAAAAACAACATCAAAAACCAAAGGAATATCTTACGCATAGTAACTCCAAAAACCGAATGTCCTCTGTTCTACGATGGTAGCTTCTATTTGCCAAGTCTTTCCTGAATGAAACGGAATTTCTTTCTAATTTTTTTTTACATGTATCCTGATTTTCGCTATGCTTTCGCGATTGAAACTTTGGATTAAACTGAATGTCAGTCTTTGCCTATAAAAAACAATTTTTAAGCTTAACTTCACCTAAGTCCATCCCGACTGGTCAGTTTCAGATCCAATGGCTTGGACCTAAATGGTTCCAATGGTTGGCCAAAACTGGATTACAATTTTTGCATTTTCGTAACTGGTGGGGGAAATCCTTTCATGGACAAAGTGAAGCCATCAATCTTTTTCAGAAACCAGGAGAGCCCCACTTGGAAAAAAAGTTTAAAATGTTAGTTTCAATGGAAACATCCCCGATCGATGGGAAAACTTCTTTGTTTTTGCGTTATACGAAGGATGCTCCCTTTCCTTGGCCCTATTTTGTGGATGAATTCCGAGTCTTAAAGGACGGGGAACTTCTAGGGATGAGTTACCCTCGTTTTTTACCATCGTTTGCTCTCCCATTTCTCATCCAAAATCGATCGGTTGGATTGTAAAACGCCAGTTTTCTTAACAATTTTTTCGTCGCATGGAGGGTATGCCGACTGATCCCTCCCTCGAAATTCAGATTCTATCCGATTTTGAGGACATTGTATTTTCAATTGGATACCCGAAATTAGAAATTCTGTATACGAGTCGATCGATCCAAACTTTGACAGGTTATGACAGCCAGTATTTT of the Leptospira biflexa serovar Patoc strain 'Patoc 1 (Paris)' genome contains:
- a CDS encoding alpha-2-macroglobulin family protein; its protein translation is MRKIFLWFLMLFFFVSCQSVKGIFKSIKRTLFPSSCRLEVKLDTTGLKYLDNLWDYKIFVSEDTEFDELANAVTIQPKPSYEGSRYSSFVSREFSLDNWHFDENVEYELTISKFYATNDCFLENPVSFKLPAMVRKPSFYLSHENIFESNLNKVLPISIYNVPEFKVRSAELTVPVLVNAIARLGSAYYAYENELNWKNSDWKTGEKINAYGNQGMDIDKFFGSKPNSKGWLAFQLGAIVVGDDNKEKFATENRFLQSTNLGITTKEDPNALHVWVNTLSKAEPVANSNISLYVKGSLKGTCKTDQEGYCSVPSIANAKLMEYSVLIAEDQTGDKAFLHFNQTHIDGYSEYSSEDHIKGKVYFDRKLYRPGDRVEIKAYLTDRKNGSLVPFASRSVNVQIRDSRGKDVSNISSTTSSQGGVHSSFVISNDAPLGHYSVSILIPGKTYSVTYDTFQVEEFRPVNFMVNVVLAKLATKNQNVKGSVEGKYMFGAPMGGAKVSYSVLKRKRYIHFDQYPSYDFSDTWYDYEDEYSEGNSEYVSGSEGVLDKTGFYQLDIPIQSLTRKFVTDGEDIEIADPFNLIVESSVYDVDGKSVTKSANIPYQPSDTSVGLKCKDRYQAIDKPFQFTAVAVDTQGKAVNGAELKAYIIYNDWTSVLSQGIGKFFFRSNQLTKKVMEVKKLVSKADGVTFDYRTKDPGSYTILVLNKDKVFSRVDFYAYQKESYYTWDFRGDDSIELRSDKKEYKIGDKAKILIKSPLQNARVIVTVERDSVYFKKSFLMKGNSAPIEIPIEEDYLPNVDVNVVLLSGRLPVPDGLSSDDIKEFNEHDLGAPKAKTGSVTLKVELASKIAPVSVSSDKTEYQPREQVKLAIKTAPGAELTVSVADRGVLDLVGYSYQSPIQIFYQYWNNLIKTYELRSMIIKHYLYENKGDSPGGDYGEDSGGGFSAELESGARKDFRPTAYWNPVLIADSNGEANVSFTLPDNLTTFRIMVASAANGKYGVSNSEFLVKKNLVLQKTVARFIRVGDDLELGGSITNNTKLNGKFRYKIESKFLSEDKGWQSIELNAGQTKEVLRTFQITEAQYIKLKQNKPNEEIQLTYQMSVEPENNSNFLSFKKSDLSDSLIISLPIKEFDPVTSVQFSGYTDSEFKTTIPFPKKESILLNKGSLDIRISGTALTALKSAFDFYESNPYFCMEQRTSAYLLSLSSGELLKEFQYKAPTKDGYDFNQIEKLFLDEMSEFQTSNGSFQLWKGFSRSGYPYLTAYVASVMQLGKEKGKRSNSSAFGQALKFLEGYVKNPTETSVNSYQTLSLIYSVFSKEKKDVSSLEKTLIDHYDELNPKSRGIFLTAYAENHKLDSFQTDPKFKKLYEDFVSYIEYEKALFTVKPMKKNPNENYYYSYYNTSSVLGNYLRLMLRVDIKNPRMVQLVKAIMMDQNKSYWADSHSVGTIALALSEYRNRFEATTSDTEGQVIFGEKTIIDESFSPTSDSIYKEEITFDRLFDGNDISNRPINFKKTSADGRLYFQSRLMYVPVKDNTQQKFNGLEIKKTIYRIDGRNSDGDPILKEVNNLQRGSTYLIKVKVLSKKEHAFVLVVDPLPSNTEIVNTSFLTEKQSDSEDTDVTESYYGQYTEYRDDRVIFSDDYLRSGETEFNYIIRPVAKGNATMPASKTFLMYHPEFYGNTSSLKVKVE